TGGTGAGAAGAAAGTCAAAGTTGAGCAAGGTGCTGAACTAGGTAATAATAACCTATATTACAACCAATCATTAAATGAAGTTGAAGTTGGTATTGATGACTCAGATCTGCCTGCGCTATTATATGAAGGGCACTACACCGACAGTGAAGGTGAAATTGAAAATGAAGAAGGATACACACAAGAAATCAACTTTCCAAGTGCAAGCACAGGTCGTTTAATTTTTGATCAAGACGATCAAGACGCTCCTGAAGCTGGATCATACCTTTGGATTGATGATGCAAGTGGTGTTTATTTCTTCAACTATCAAGTTGAGTTCGACACTTCTGTAGAATACAGTAACGAATCTGCAAGCAAATTAGCTGAAGATTTAGAAGGAACTGAACTTAGTTTACTTGGTAAAACATTTACTCTGACTGATGTTCGTTCAAAAAAATCATCAGCAACTGTAAGCACAAATAGCTTAATCATTGATGAAGTCCAGTTAATGGCTGGAGATAATAATCAATGGTTAAGCCAAGGTGAAACAGTAACCGTTACTATTGATGGTACTGAACACGTTATTGAACTGCTTGATGTAACTGAAGATGCTGCTGAATCAGCAGGGTCTTGTGGATTCAGTGTTGACGGTACAGTAATGTGGGTTGATGTTGATGAAACACGAACTACAAATGGTGTGAGAATTGGCGTTGTGGATGCAAAAGCATTGCACTCTCAAGCACAAGACACCGACGTATGTCAAACAGTTATTGGTGCAACTAAAATCACCTTAAAAGATGCTGATGAAGTTGAGTTCAACGATGAAGAACTTGATGGAACAGTGACTGATATTGATATAGCTTCAACAACTACTTCAGGTAAATGGTCTGGATTCAAAGTAAGCTGGGCTCCTGAAAATGATGAAATCTACTTAGCTCCTGGAGATGAATTCGTAGATCCTATATTTGGTGGATGGAAATTAGTCTTCGGTGGTCTAGTTTCATCAGGGAGGGAAGAAGTAAGTTTTGTTGGTGGTTCTTCATCAGGTGAAATTGTATTCACTAACGAAGATGGTCAAGAAGTTACTTTACCATTATCTGCAGATGCTGATTGTTCAGAGTTAAGTACTGAACTTGGAGTAACTACAGTTGTGTTCAACTTTACTGGACGAACTTTTAGTTCATGTTCTGGTTCAAATGCTGAAGAATTTGTATTCTGGGGAACAGATGCGCCAGTAAGCGGCGATCAGAATCAAGACGAGAAGGTTTATCTCCAGAGTGAGTTCTGTCAAGGAAACTTGACTACAAGTACTGGTGACGTTACAGATTGTCAGGATGCTTACTTCCTTGTTGTTACTAGTGCTAGGGAAGCGCATTTGTTGCAAATTGGAACAATTGATCGTGGAGACACTGAAATTGATTTAAAAGACGTTACTTATGGTACGCAAGATAACGATGAAGACTATACTGAAAACGCAACATCAACTATTAATTTAGGTGGTGGAATTGGAGATATTCAGCTAAACATCTCTCAAATAGGTATATACTTTACCTCTATTGGTAGTAGTAATGGTGCGTCAATAGAAACCTTGCAGGAAGCATTCATCATTATTAACAACAGTAACTTAAACAGTACAAGATTTGAAGGTTTAGGTTTCAACGAATACAACGATGGAAAGTTTAGTGGTGGTGATACGCCAGCAGCACTTTATCTAGCAGCATCAGAACTAGCAGTAAACGCAAGTTATGATGATACTGACGATGATGTCATTGAATTTGTGTTTAACAGAAAGCTAACAGGTGCAGGTAAGTCTGGACAAACAAGCAACAATGGAATAACAGCTGCTGGATTTGGATTCCATGATGTCAGTAGTACAAACGATGACTTCAGTAAATTCTTGTCGTTTAAAGGTACATTAATTACCTATGATGATGAAGATAAGAAGTCAGTATTAATTGACCACCCACACGACACAGTTCATGCTGAGATGTTTGTAGCTCCAGTTGCTGTTGAATCAACAGAAGATGTTGGTTTATACACTACAGACATACAATTAATCAGTGTTGATCAAGTTAAACTTGACAAAGAAGTTACTTCAGTAACAGACAAAAACATGGTCTCAATCGGAGGTCCATGTGCTAACTCAGTTACTGCAGCTTTGATGAGCAACCCTGAAAGTTGTGAAACAGCTTTAGGTGTTGAAGTTGGTCAAGCGCTTGTTAAATTGTATGAAAATGGTGAATTTGTATCCATGGTTGTAGCAGGTCAAACTGCTCAAGACACAAGGGATGCAGGTGAAGTCTTATACAACTGGAAGAACAATAAAAACTTACTTAAAGGTATGGAAGTTGTTCTTAACTTTGTAGAAGATGTTGTTGTTGAAACAGCAGAACCTCTAGACGCAGCACCATCAGTACCAGCTGCAACTGAATAAGGTTTTACAACCTTTTTCTTCTTTTTCTTTTATATTTATTCTAAAATCTAATAACATATAAATACCTATCAATTCTTCTTTAATTATGGTCCAAGAGCAAGTTGTTATTAAGCGTGAAATTAACATTACGTATGAAACTCTTTTTGATCTTCTGGTAAGAGAAAAAAATCGTGATGAGCTTCAGAAGCTTTCTGAATCTTATTTTAACGATGTCAATGTCTATCTTCGGGAGAAAGAAAGGGCGTTGGATACGGTTAATAATACTGTTAGTAAAGATGATCTGAAGCGGGTTGAGCAACAGCTTGAAAATGCAAAGAGAATTATTAAAGAATTATATGATCGAAGAGAAAAGAAGATTGTGATGATGGCTTTAAATTGTACGCGGGTTAATGAAACCAAGAGTAATACGGATACTTTGTTAGAGCATGAAAAACAATTATTTTCTGCGTTAATTAAACTTTTAATACAAGTAAGAGAAGGAATATTAACAACAACTTTGGAGCAGCAGATCGGAAAAACAAATGAGAACGTAAATGAAGCCAGTAAAGTTTTAGAACAAGATCAGCAAACGACTAAACGTGTCAGAATGAATGTTCAACTGAGTAAGTTTGTTGATACAAATTTGCAATCATACGGTCCTTTTGAATCAGGAGAAATCACTACACTACCCTTAAAATTTGCTAATCTTCTGATAAGTGCTGGAAAAGCAACTGAGGAAGAAGAAAAACATTTATAAATGAACAACAGTCCCAAATAAAAGGTGTATACCTCATGAAAATGCCTAAAACAATGAATAGATTATGTCCTTACTGCAAAAAACATACTGAACATAAAGTTTCTCAAAATAAAAAGAAAGCTGCTTCTTCATTAAGTCATGGTTCTAAACAACGCGCTCGAAAGCGTGGTCGTGCGCGAGGAACAGGTAATTTAGGCCGTTATTCAAAACCAGCAGTAACACAATTTAAAATGACCGGTAAAAAGGTCACTAAAAAGACAGATCTGCGTTATGAGTGCAAAGAATGTAAAAAAACTCATGTTCAACGAAAAGGCTTTCGTGCTAAGCGTGTTGAGTTTACATAACCATTTAAATAAATAATATTTTTTCTTTTATTTAGGCTCTGCCCCGAATCTCGGCTTACGCCTCGGTTTTGGTGCCGTGATTATCTCACTTGTGTATAACAGGGAAAAAATTCCTATTGGAATTTCCTTTTTTCCCACGTATTAATTTGAAGGATAATCACCAGCATGGCACCAAAAACTACATTCGGGGCAGAGCCTTTATTTAACAAATTTTATATACTATTACTCTTGACAAAGAACTATGAGTTATAAACCTCAAAATGAAGCAAAACAGAATACTCTTGGTTTAACAGCAAAGAAAGAAGAAGATACAGCTGAATGGTATAGTCAAGTAATTCTCAAAAGTGAGATGGCTGAATATGCTCCAGTAAAGGGCTGCATGATTATAAGGCCGTTAGGATATGCTATTTGGGAAAAAATTCAAGAATATTTTAACCAGCGTTTAAAGGAATTTAAAGTGAAAAATGCTTATTTTCCGCTATTTATTCCTGAGTCTTTTTTCAAAAAAGAAGCTTCTCATGCTGCAGGTTTTAAGCCAGAAGTAGCTTGGATCGCCAATAAATATGAAGGCGAGCGTTTAGCAGTCCGTCCTACTTCAGAAACAATTATTTATGATGCTTATGCTCGTTGGATTAGGAGTTACAGAGATTTACCTTTGCGTTTAAATCAATGGTGCAATGTGGTGCGTTGGGAAACAGAAGCAACAAAAATCTTTCTTCGCACACGAGAATTTCTCTGGCAAGAAGGTCATTGTGCTTATGCTACTTTAGACGAATGTGAGCAAGAAACAAAGCAATATATTCAATTCTATCAAGAGCTTGTTGAAAAACTGTTGGCAATTCCAGTATTATTAGGTGAAAAAACAGAGAAAGAGCGATTTGCAGGCGCTATAAAAACATACACGATTGAAGCATTTATGCCTGATGGAAAAACATTGCAGTGTGGTACTTCCCACAATCTCGGACAGAACTTTGGAAAAGCATTTTCTATTCAATATCGGGGAGAAGACGAACAGGAGCATTATGTTTGGCAAAACTCATGGGGATTATCAACGCGTCTTTTAGGGGCAATTGTTTTATTGCATAGCGATAATAAGGGATTAGTGTTGCCGCCAAAAATAGCTCCGCTTCAGATAGTTATTGTCCCAATCCTCTTTGAAAAAACAAAAGAAGCTGTTATTAAAAAAGCAAAAGAAATTGAAAAAGTATTAGTTGGCAAAGGTTTTCTAGTTGAACTTGATGTCCGTGAAGACTATTCTCCAGGTTTTAAGTTCAATGAGTGGGAATTAAAAGGTGTTCCTTTAAGACTTGAGCTAGGTCCAAAAGATCTAGAAAAAGACAATGTTGTTTTAGTAAGGCGTGACACCAGTGAAAAAACAATAGTTCCAACAAATAAAACAGTGGCTACTGTTGAAAAACTTCTGGAGAATATTCAAGAAAATCTCTATATTAAAGCAAAAAAATGGCGTGATGATAATATTGTTATAGTGAAAGAAGCAAAGAAATTTGCAGAAACTATCAGCGCAAGAAAAATAGCTAAAACAGCTTTTTGCGGCAAGCCAGCATGTGAAGAAATCATTAAAGAAAAAACACAAGGTGCTTCATCACGATGCATTGATATTCACGATAAAAAATTAATCATGGACAAATGTATTGACTGCGGTGAAAAGGCAAAATACAATGTATATTTTAGCAGGAGTTATTAGGTTTTTCACCAGAGAGAACTTTGCAAAATTATGGTTACTGCCTATTTTGTGAGCATTTTCGAAATACTTATCGAGCAATTTTCGAGGTTCCTTGCCGACAGGCAAGTCTTATAATCCCGATCTTTAGTCGAGATTATATTTATAGAGAGAAAATTGCTTTGTCAAGCATATATCTCAATGCGAACTGGCAGTAACCCGAGCTTTGCGAGTATTTTGCAAAGTTCTCTAGATTCATTACCTAGTTATCCTTCTCTAAATGGTTGTTTGAGTAATGCTGAATATCCATCACCTACTTTCATACGAAGATATTCACAGCATTTACAAATCCATGCAACAATTCCTTGTTCCGTGTACAGAATTTGATTTGAATAAGATGAAGTTGTAGTTGCTTGTTGTGAAGCAGCTACCCATTGATCATATTCTATGTTAAATGAAGAACTAATCATCTTATTACTATTGGTGTTATTATTATTATTATTATTATTATTATTTAGTGAAGAGAATTCTCCATTTTTTGGTACTAGCTGTTCGTCATCATCAAGGTTAATAATCTCTTGTTTTGGTAGAATCTGATTTATATCTTCTATAATGTCATCGCTTGCAAATTTCAAACTATTCACCTAGTGCCTCAAAGTATTAATCATTGATAACTACTGTTAGTATAACTTGTTTTAGAGTTCCCTGTTAAGGGAAGATTGTAATTACTAAATAATTCTGAAGAACTTGTAGTAGTATAAGGAGTATCAACCTCTAAAAAGTAGGTAATATTTTTCCCTGAATTTTTAGTTTGCGGCGATTTAAATAATCCCTTTGTTGCTCTTTCCCATGAAATATCACAACAATCACATCCAACACGCAAATTAAGAGATTGGGTTGTATAACTGACAGAATTGTCTAGTCCTTGAACAAGAACAATATCTTCTGGTTTTTGATCAGATGCTTTATAATCATTTTTTCCAATTACATCTACCGGTTTTGTAAGCAACTCAGGGCTATCAATAATTTCAACAACAGGGGCGATTTCCTGATCTTCAACAAATACACTTAAGGCTCCTTCACACCCTGTTTTTAGGTGCTGGTTATTAATTTGTAATAATTGACCCTTTATAAGGTCTGATTCATTAAAAGAAGCACTAATATTCTCTAAACTTTTAAGATACAAGCCTTTATTATTAGTCATAACGCTTATTTCCATAGTTCAACACCGAATATTTCATTGGTTATCTTATATATAAACCTTTCTATATTAATCACTAACAAGTGGTATTATTAACTAAAACCATTAGGGCACTATGGGTGGTTATGGAGTTATATATAAACTTAATGTTTAGTGTCACTAAAACGTCATATTTTTGCCAATTCACAACTCATTTAAAACACCTTAATAATATATAGTCATGAAATTCATAACAGTGGGTAAAATAAAAGAATCATGGATAATCCAAGGTTGTTCAGAGTATGAAAAGCGCTTAAAACCATTTTGCAAGCTTGAAATAACCATACTTAAAGATAAACAAACTATTGAACAAGAAGCTGAAGTAATCTTGAAACATATTAAAGATGATGATTTTGTTATTGTTTTAGATGAGCGTGGTAAAGAAGCTTCATCAAAGCTCTTGGCAGAATTTATTCGGAAAAAAACAATTGATGAAAACAAAAAGCTCTGTTTTGTCATAGGCAGCGCCTTAGGGTTATCAGAACAAATAAAACAGCGAGCAAATCTCTTATTAAGCCTAAGTCAAATGACCTTCACCCATGAAATGGCAAGATTATTCCTTCTTGAGCAGATATATAGGGCACATATGATTAATAGTAATAGAGAATATCATAAATAAATAATACGAGCCTGCCCGGATTCGAACCGGAGTTTGCGGGTATCTGCAAACAGACATTTTCATAGTTGTTTATGATATGCTTCGTTTTCCGAAGCCCGCCGTCCTATCCAGGCTAGACTACAGGCCCATATTTGAATTAATAACAGAAAAATTAAATCTAATATAAAAAGTTATGTAAAAAGAACTTTGCAGAATTATGGTTACTGCCTATTTTGTGAGCATTTTCGAAATACTTATCGAGCAATTTTCGAGGTTCCAGAGAGAAAATTGCTTTGTTAAAAAGATATCTCAATGCGAACTGGCAGTAAACCGAGCTTTGCGAGTATTTTGCAAAGTTCTTAAAGCTGAATAGAAACCAGCTATTATTAACTCTTTTTCGCCAAGACTAATTCAATACTGCTAACTCTTACCTGTTTGCCTTCTTTATTGGTAAATTCTTCACTATCTACTTTAATATCTTTCAAATATATCTGCCCTTCAAGAAAGCGCTTGACGGCAATTTCTGCTACATCAACAGCCCGTGAAATAAACTTCCCTCGTGCTTTGATAATGACTTCTGGAGCATCTTTTGTAGTGAATTGCATAACAACGCTTGTCACATAATTCATGAACGGTTTATCGCCGATAAATATAGAGTTGTCCTGTGTCATAGCAATCACCTACTGTTCAATTACTTTCTTTAATCGTGCGTAATAAGTTTGTTTTAGTTGTTTGCTGCTTTTTTTACTAATCTGCTTGCATATCCAGCAATAATATTCCTTAACTTATTTGAGGTGCAAGTCGTCAATCTTTGAACAACAAGTTTATTATCATTAAAGTCTTTAGTAAATGATTCACCATGCAGTTTAATGAGTTGGTTTGTTATTCGTTTAGCTAATTTTGTTTTAATTCTGCCCATGTAGTTCACCTATGTTAATACTCAAGAGGGTGTACCGAATGTTTATAAAATTTTTGGAACAATAAATCAAAACATTTAAATATTAGTTTAGTCAACCTTAAGTAATGTATGTTGACTTAAAGTCAACAAACACCTCTGTGCAGTTGTCTGGATAACTCCTTTCAAAGGGGTTATTCATGACATTTTATCTGGTAAAACCAAAGAATTAAAAAGAAGAAAAAACAGGGAAATGAAATGAAGAAAGAAAATAGTCCTGCTCACGCTGAGCATGAAGAACAAAAAGAACAAAAACAAGAACAAAAAGATCCTAAAGATGTTCAGATTGAAGATTTAACTAATACCTTAAAACGGTTGCAGGCAGATTTTGAAAATTATAAAAAAAGAGTGGAAAAAGATCGGGAGCAAATGTGCGCAGATGCGTATAAAGAAATTATCATTAAATTGCTGCCGTTGATAGACACCTTTGATCTTGCAATTAAGAATAAAAATAATGTTGAGGAATATATTAAAGGAACTGAATTGATTTATGCTGAATTGATGTGTATTTTAGAAAATGTTGGTGTTGAACCGATCGCTACAACAGGAGAATTATTTGATCCTCATCAACATCAGGCATTAGTCAAAGTTGATTCAGATAAACCTTCCAACACAATTATTGAAGAATTACAAAAAGGATATATATTGAAGAATAACGTAATCAGGTTTGCAAAAGTAACGGTTGCAAAATAATTTCGTTGTATCCTCAAGAGATTATCATATTCATGCAAAAAAAAGAGTTTGATACCTTTACTATAACTAAAAAGACGCCACTTCATGTAGTCGAGCATTATGGTAAGGAATGTACAGGTTGCGGTAAATGTTGCTCTCTTGATTCAGGCATTGTGCTTGAAGAAGATATTCCACGGTTGGCAGCACACTTTGGGCTAAGTAAAAAAGAATTTACTGAAAAATATTTAGTTGAGCATGAAAAATTTAATACAAATGCTTGGAAATTAAAACAAGAAAAAAAAAATGGTTTGCCGTATGGGAGATGCGTGTTCCTTAATGAAAAGAATCAATGTGGCGTTCACGAAATAAAACCGTTGCATTGTAAAGTATGCAGCACCGCAAGCAAACATGGCGAGCAATTAAGTTTATGGTTTACCTTAAATTATTTAGTTAATCCTCATGATCCTGAATCGATAAGACAATGGGCGCAATACTTGAAGACGCATCCGACTATTCCTGGAGGGGATCTTCATGAATTAGTTCCTGATGAAGAAAGATTGCAAAAAATATTGTCGTATGAGCTATTCAGATAATTGATGAAAATACATGGCGAAAAAATGTATAAAATAGTTCCGCAAAAAAAACAGGTGATCTATTTAAAAGCTGAAATGATATTGCAGTTTTTGAATAGTGGAAATGACGAGCTTGATACACTAATACTCTGCAAACCAGAGGTAAAACTAGTGACCAGTGATCAAAGTTTATACGAAGCGCTTGCAGCTGTGAAGGATAAAGAAAATATTCATTATCAGAAATTAACTAAATTGCTTGAAAACGTAGAAGTGTTGTCCTATGAGAAAACATTTGGTTTTCCTCGGCATATTCTGTCGTTTGAGAGGATAGAAGAATTACAAAAAAGAGTGTATGGTGATAAGCATGAATAAAGAATTGAATTTTTCCATTGATGAAGGAAATGTATTTTTTTCCCATGAAGTTTCGCTTAATTTCACACCGCTTCATTTTTACCTTGATTTCAAATCAGTGACGCCAAGGCTTGATGTCCGATCAAAAAACGGCCCATTCCTGCATATGAAACATAACGTAATTATGCTAGATCCATTTCATATTAAGGAAATGCATCGTTTGTTAGGTGACGTTTTAAAAAGATATGAAACAGAATTTGGAAAAATAAAACGTCCAGCACAGTTTGAAAAATTAGACAAAAAAAGGAAAAAAAATAATCCAGATGTCGAAGAGCCAAAACTCAGCAATCCTGGATATTTTGGTTAGCGATATCTTTGTAATCATAATGATCAACGTATACTGCTACAGGGGAATTAAATAAAATATTAAAGTTGAGGAGGAAGAAACCATGTCAAAAATAATTGGAATAGATTTAGGAACAACATTTTCAGCAGTAGCAGTTATGGAGGGTGGTAAACCATCCATTATTCCTAATGCAGAAGGGTATAGAACAACGCCTTCAGTTGTTGCTATCACTGAGAGCGGTGAGCGTTTGGTTGGTCATGTTGCTCGTAACCAAGCAATTACTAATCCTGAACATACCATCAGAAGTATTAAGCGTCACATGGGTGAAGATTATAATGTAGATATTTGGGATAAAGAGTATACTCCTCAAGAAATTTCAGCAATGATTCTTCAGAAATTAAAAGCAGATGCTGAAGCGTATCTTGGTGAAAAAATCACCAAAGCAGTTATTACAACACCAGCTTATTTTACTGATGCCCAGCGGCAAGCAACAAAGGATGCAGGAAAAATAGCAGGCTTGGAAGTTTTAAGAATCATTAATGAGCCGACTGCAGCTTCTCTTGCGTATGGATTAGATAAAGGAAATGACCACACTATTCTTGTCTTTGATTTTGGGGGAGGAACATTTGATGTTTCTATCCTTGAATTAGGGGATGGTGTTTTTGAAGTTAAAGCAACTAATGGCGACAATCATCTAGGCGGCGATGATATTGATGACAAGATAATTGATTGGTTGGCAGAAGAATTCAAAAAAGAACAAGGTGTTGATTTGCGCCAGGATAAAACAGCGCATCAGCGATTAAAAGAAGCTGCAGAAAAAGCAAAAATTGAATTGTCTTCAAAATCAAAAACAATGATTAACTTGCCTTTTATTACTGCAACAAATACAGGTCCAAAACATCTCAATAAAGAATTGACACGTGCTAAATTTGAGCAGTTGATAGTGGATATTCTTGACCGGTTAAAAACACCGACAAAAAAAGCATTAGATGATGCAA
This genomic interval from Candidatus Woesearchaeota archaeon contains the following:
- a CDS encoding 50S ribosomal protein L44e, translated to MKMPKTMNRLCPYCKKHTEHKVSQNKKKAASSLSHGSKQRARKRGRARGTGNLGRYSKPAVTQFKMTGKKVTKKTDLRYECKECKKTHVQRKGFRAKRVEFT
- a CDS encoding proline--tRNA ligase, coding for MSYKPQNEAKQNTLGLTAKKEEDTAEWYSQVILKSEMAEYAPVKGCMIIRPLGYAIWEKIQEYFNQRLKEFKVKNAYFPLFIPESFFKKEASHAAGFKPEVAWIANKYEGERLAVRPTSETIIYDAYARWIRSYRDLPLRLNQWCNVVRWETEATKIFLRTREFLWQEGHCAYATLDECEQETKQYIQFYQELVEKLLAIPVLLGEKTEKERFAGAIKTYTIEAFMPDGKTLQCGTSHNLGQNFGKAFSIQYRGEDEQEHYVWQNSWGLSTRLLGAIVLLHSDNKGLVLPPKIAPLQIVIVPILFEKTKEAVIKKAKEIEKVLVGKGFLVELDVREDYSPGFKFNEWELKGVPLRLELGPKDLEKDNVVLVRRDTSEKTIVPTNKTVATVEKLLENIQENLYIKAKKWRDDNIVIVKEAKKFAETISARKIAKTAFCGKPACEEIIKEKTQGASSRCIDIHDKKLIMDKCIDCGEKAKYNVYFSRSY
- a CDS encoding 23S rRNA (pseudouridine(1915)-N(3))-methyltransferase RlmH, whose product is MVMKFITVGKIKESWIIQGCSEYEKRLKPFCKLEITILKDKQTIEQEAEVILKHIKDDDFVIVLDERGKEASSKLLAEFIRKKTIDENKKLCFVIGSALGLSEQIKQRANLLLSLSQMTFTHEMARLFLLEQIYRAHMINSNREYHK
- the albA gene encoding DNA-binding protein Alba, whose protein sequence is MTQDNSIFIGDKPFMNYVTSVVMQFTTKDAPEVIIKARGKFISRAVDVAEIAVKRFLEGQIYLKDIKVDSEEFTNKEGKQVRVSSIELVLAKKS
- a CDS encoding 30S ribosomal protein S17e, producing MGRIKTKLAKRITNQLIKLHGESFTKDFNDNKLVVQRLTTCTSNKLRNIIAGYASRLVKKAANN
- a CDS encoding nucleotide exchange factor GrpE → MKKENSPAHAEHEEQKEQKQEQKDPKDVQIEDLTNTLKRLQADFENYKKRVEKDREQMCADAYKEIIIKLLPLIDTFDLAIKNKNNVEEYIKGTELIYAELMCILENVGVEPIATTGELFDPHQHQALVKVDSDKPSNTIIEELQKGYILKNNVIRFAKVTVAK
- a CDS encoding YkgJ family cysteine cluster protein is translated as MQKKEFDTFTITKKTPLHVVEHYGKECTGCGKCCSLDSGIVLEEDIPRLAAHFGLSKKEFTEKYLVEHEKFNTNAWKLKQEKKNGLPYGRCVFLNEKNQCGVHEIKPLHCKVCSTASKHGEQLSLWFTLNYLVNPHDPESIRQWAQYLKTHPTIPGGDLHELVPDEERLQKILSYELFR
- a CDS encoding DUF3467 domain-containing protein, producing MNKELNFSIDEGNVFFSHEVSLNFTPLHFYLDFKSVTPRLDVRSKNGPFLHMKHNVIMLDPFHIKEMHRLLGDVLKRYETEFGKIKRPAQFEKLDKKRKKNNPDVEEPKLSNPGYFG